From Halorientalis litorea:
GAGAGACGGGAACCCGCTACCCGCCGACCGGTGCCAGCCTCGACCGCCGGTTCACGTCCGTCAGCACGGTTGCTGACGGCTGTTTCGGGTGTTCAGTTCCCTTCGAAGTCGGGTTCGGTTCCGGTAGACCTGCGGTCTACCGACGCTCGCCCGATTTTTCCGTCACTGGCCTTCAAAATCGGGCTCGGTATCGCCCATGAAGGCCGTCATGCCCTCCATCACGTCGTCCGTGCCGATGAGGTGGCCGAAGGCCTGGGATTCGACTTCGAGACCGGCCTCGGTGTCGTCGCGGCCCTTCAGCATGGCGCGTTTGGTCATCTTCTGGGCGACCGGCGGCCCCTGTGCGAGGTCCGCGGCCAGTTCGTAGGCCTCGTCGAAGAGGTCGTCCTTCGACACCACGTCACGGAGGAAGCCGAAGTCTTCCATCTCTTCGGCGTCGTACCGCTCGGCGGTCATGATGATTTCCTTGGCGGGACCCTCGCCGATGACGTTGGCGAGCCGCTGGGTACCGCCCCATCCCGGCAGGAGGCCGAGGTCGAGTTCCGGCTGCCCGAACTCGGAGCGTTCGGAGGCGATGCGGATGTCGGTACATATCGAGAGTTCCATGCCGCCGCCGAGACAGAAGCCGTCGATGCCCGCGACGACGGGCATGGGCGTCTCCTCCAGACGGCCGAAGGTCGCCTGCCCCTCGCTCGAGAGTTCCTGTGCCGAGAGCGGGTCTGCGCTCGTCGCCATGGACTGCACGTCGGCCCCGGCGGAGAACGCCTTGTCACCCTCGCCCGTGATGAGGATGGACCGGACCTGTTCCTCCGCTTCGAGGATGTCGAGGGCCTCGTCTAGTTCACCGAGCACGTCGAGGCTGATGGTGTTCATCCGGTGGGGTCGGTCTATCTTGATGTGGCCGACCTGCTTCTCGTTGTGGCCTTCGGGCACGTCCACGTCGATGCGTTCGAGAGCGATAACCTCGAAGTCCGGTCCCTCGTCTTCCTCGTCGTCGCCACCGTAGAAGCCGCCCTCCTCGACGGCTTCTTCGAGGTACTCCGGCGGTTCGTAGCGGGCCGCACCGGTCTCCTCGAACAGCGATTCGAGTTTGTCGAGGCACTGCCCGACGCCGTACTCGTCGACTGTCTTGACGGGACCCTGCGGGAACCCAGCACCCATCATCACGGCCTCGTCGATGTCCTCGGGCGGAGCCACGCCGTCGCCGACGAGGTTGGCTATCTCCTTGGCCAGCGTCGCGTTCAGTCGCTCCTCGACCTCCTCGCTGTACTCGTCGGTCGGCACGTCGGCACCGTCGCCGTCCTCGTAGTCGTAGAAGCCCTTGCCGGTCTTCTGGCCGAGTTCGTCGTTCTCGACCATCTCGACCATCACCGGGGCCGGTTCGTACTCGTCACCGAGCACCTCGTTCATGTACTCCAGCACGTGATAGGAGATGTCGATGCCGGTCATGTCCGCCAGCTCGAAACTCCCCATCGGCAGGCCCATGTGGTACTTCGTCGTGGAGTCGATCTCCTCGACGGTAGCCACGTCGTCGGAGAGCATCCAGCAGGCCTCGTTCATCAGCGGGACGAGGATGCGGTTGACGATGAAGCCCGGCGAGTCCTTGCGGACGCGGACCGGGGTCTTGCCGAAGTCCTCGGCGAGTGCCTCGATGGTCTCGACCGTCTCGTCGGCAGTGTGGCCGCCGTAGATGACCTCGACCAACTGCATCCGAATCGGCGGGTTGAAAAAGTGCATGCCACAGAACTGCTCGGGGCGGTCCGAGACCTCCGAGAGTTCCGTAATCGACAGCGAGGACGTGTTCGTCGCGAAGATGGCGTGGTCGGGTGCGGCCTCCTCGACCTCCGCGTACACGTCCTTTTTGATGTCCATCTTCTCGGGGACGGCCTCGATGATGACATCGGCACTGCCGACGGCCTCGGACATGTCGACGAGCGGTGTCACGCTGTCCAGTGCGGCCTCGGCTTCCTCGTCGGTTATCTGGTCTTTCTCGGCGAGTTTTTCGAGGCTCCACTCGATGTCCTCGTAGCCGCTCTGTACGAACTCCTCTTTGATGTCGCGCAGTCGAACGTCGTATCCGGCGAGTGCAGCGACCTCCGCGATACCGTGGCCCATGTTCCCGGCCCCGAGTACCGCGATGGTCTCGATGTCTTCAAGTTCCATAAGTCGTCGTTGTAACACACTCCGTGAACTGCTTTCAACGTTTTTCTTTCCGCAGCAAGGCCGGAACCAGCCGAAAGCGGCCGGTTCACGCGTCACCGGAGTGGCTGAGCGAGACTGTCGTGCTGTCGTGACGGCGGGCACCGAACCCCGGCGAAATCCTCCGAGAGAGGTCCGGAAACGGCCAGCACGTTGTTCGTGGATTACAAACCATTATGATAGTGGTGTCCGCATTCGGGGGTATGGATTTCAGTATGCCCGACGAGGTGGAACAGATTCGCAAAGAAGTGCGCCGGTTCGGCGAGAACGAGATAACGCCGGTCGCAACCGAGTACGACCGGGAAGAAAAATACCCCCACGAGGTCGTCGACAAGGCCGCCGAGATGGGACTGCTCGGCCCGCAGATTCCCGTCGAGTACGGCGGTGCCGGCTACTCCGTCCTCGAGACGGTGGCCGTCGCCGAGGAACTGTTCGCCATCGACCCCGGCATCGGGTTCTGCATCGCCGCCTCCTCGTTCGGGACGGAGGCCATCATGGAGTTCGGGACCGAAGACCAGAAAGAGGAGTTCCTCGCGCCCGTCGCCCGCGGTGAGAAGGTGTCCGGGGCCGCCATCTCGGAGCCGGACACCGGGTCCGACGTTTCGTCCATCTCGACGCAGGCCGAGAAGGACGGCGACGAGTACGTCATCAACGGCAACAAGATGTGGATATCGAACGGCACCGTCGGCGACTTCTTCGTCGTTCTCTGTCAGACCGACCCCGAGGCCGAGGGCCGTTACAACGGCTTCTCCCAGATTATCGTCGAGTCCGACCGCGACGGCTTCCAAGCCGACAAGATTACCGGCAAACTCGGTATTCGTGCCTCGGACACGGCGGAACTCATCTTCGACGACGTGCGCGTGCCCGAGGAGAACCTCGTCGGCAACCCCGGCATGGGTTTCCTCCAGCAGATGCAGTTCTTCGACGCGACGCGTGTCGGCGTCGCCGCACAGGGCGTCGGTATCGCGAAGGGTGCCGCCGACGCCGCCCTAGAGTACGCACAGGAGCGCGAGCAGTTCGGCCAGCCGATTTCGGAGTTCCAGGCCATCCAGCACAAACTCGCCGAGATGTACACCGACATCGAAGCCGCCCGCAACCTGACCTACAAGGGTGCCTGGAGTGTCGACGAGGGCGAGCAGATTACGAAACTGGCGTCGATGGCCAAGGAGTACGCCTCCCGCGTCGCCGTCGACGTGACGCAGGAAGCCGTCCAGATTCACGGCGGTGCCGGCTACGTCGACGACTTCCCCGTCGAGCGGTTCTATCGCGACGCCAAGATTACCCAAATCTACGAGGGGACCACCGAGATTCAGAAGAACATCATCGCCCGCGAACTGCTCGGCAAGGGCTTCTGAACTGCGGGGGCCTCGACCCCGGCC
This genomic window contains:
- a CDS encoding 3-hydroxyacyl-CoA dehydrogenase/enoyl-CoA hydratase family protein; the encoded protein is MELEDIETIAVLGAGNMGHGIAEVAALAGYDVRLRDIKEEFVQSGYEDIEWSLEKLAEKDQITDEEAEAALDSVTPLVDMSEAVGSADVIIEAVPEKMDIKKDVYAEVEEAAPDHAIFATNTSSLSITELSEVSDRPEQFCGMHFFNPPIRMQLVEVIYGGHTADETVETIEALAEDFGKTPVRVRKDSPGFIVNRILVPLMNEACWMLSDDVATVEEIDSTTKYHMGLPMGSFELADMTGIDISYHVLEYMNEVLGDEYEPAPVMVEMVENDELGQKTGKGFYDYEDGDGADVPTDEYSEEVEERLNATLAKEIANLVGDGVAPPEDIDEAVMMGAGFPQGPVKTVDEYGVGQCLDKLESLFEETGAARYEPPEYLEEAVEEGGFYGGDDEEDEGPDFEVIALERIDVDVPEGHNEKQVGHIKIDRPHRMNTISLDVLGELDEALDILEAEEQVRSILITGEGDKAFSAGADVQSMATSADPLSAQELSSEGQATFGRLEETPMPVVAGIDGFCLGGGMELSICTDIRIASERSEFGQPELDLGLLPGWGGTQRLANVIGEGPAKEIIMTAERYDAEEMEDFGFLRDVVSKDDLFDEAYELAADLAQGPPVAQKMTKRAMLKGRDDTEAGLEVESQAFGHLIGTDDVMEGMTAFMGDTEPDFEGQ
- a CDS encoding acyl-CoA dehydrogenase family protein — translated: MDFSMPDEVEQIRKEVRRFGENEITPVATEYDREEKYPHEVVDKAAEMGLLGPQIPVEYGGAGYSVLETVAVAEELFAIDPGIGFCIAASSFGTEAIMEFGTEDQKEEFLAPVARGEKVSGAAISEPDTGSDVSSISTQAEKDGDEYVINGNKMWISNGTVGDFFVVLCQTDPEAEGRYNGFSQIIVESDRDGFQADKITGKLGIRASDTAELIFDDVRVPEENLVGNPGMGFLQQMQFFDATRVGVAAQGVGIAKGAADAALEYAQEREQFGQPISEFQAIQHKLAEMYTDIEAARNLTYKGAWSVDEGEQITKLASMAKEYASRVAVDVTQEAVQIHGGAGYVDDFPVERFYRDAKITQIYEGTTEIQKNIIARELLGKGF